A window of the Campylobacter massiliensis genome harbors these coding sequences:
- the fliN gene encoding flagellar motor switch protein FliN, producing MLQERGGLFKSYDELMDIGVDFISELGTTTISVKQLLKLEVGSVIDLEKPAGESVELFINNRIFGKGEVMVYEKNLAIRINEILDSKSVIQYFKREQL from the coding sequence ATGTTGCAAGAGCGCGGCGGGCTTTTTAAAAGCTACGACGAGCTGATGGATATCGGAGTGGATTTTATCTCAGAGCTCGGTACCACGACTATTAGCGTAAAGCAGCTTTTAAAGCTCGAAGTTGGCTCTGTAATCGACCTAGAAAAGCCTGCCGGCGAGAGCGTGGAGCTTTTTATAAACAACCGAATTTTCGGCAAGGGCGAAGTGATGGTTTACGAAAAAAACCTCGCCATCAGGATAAATGAAATCCTAGACTCAAAATCCGTCATCCAGTACTTTAAACGAGAGCAGTTATGA
- a CDS encoding chemotaxis protein CheX has translation MDVAELGIKHLCENTLGYKVESAKSAEGEFYGSSLPIFKGKEEFHFYLYFKKDTLNRFASVLLGVDKLAEDELSDICKEVANLTIGYAKNLLNEREANAYKLGTPEYLGRTSFHVKLDDKRVYKIKNRTFQVGYKKA, from the coding sequence ATGGACGTTGCGGAGCTTGGGATCAAGCATCTGTGCGAGAATACTCTAGGCTACAAAGTAGAGAGCGCAAAGAGCGCGGAGGGCGAATTTTACGGCTCTAGTTTGCCGATATTTAAGGGCAAAGAGGAGTTTCACTTTTATCTTTATTTTAAAAAAGATACGCTAAATCGCTTTGCTAGCGTGCTTCTTGGCGTCGATAAACTAGCCGAAGACGAGCTAAGCGATATCTGCAAAGAGGTGGCAAATCTCACGATCGGCTACGCCAAAAATCTACTCAACGAACGCGAAGCAAACGCCTATAAACTAGGCACTCCCGAGTATCTAGGCAGAACGAGCTTTCACGTCAAACTAGACGATAAACGCGTCTATAAAATCAAAAATAGAACATTTCAAGTAGGGTACAAAAAAGCATGA
- the trpA gene encoding tryptophan synthase subunit alpha: MAKVKDAFAGKKANIGYVVAGYPSVEATKEFLLNLDGSCLDLLELGIPYSDPLADGKLIAQASFETAAKGVNTDAIFSMLEECKGKIHKPVVFLVYFNIVFAYGVERFIARSKDVGIAGFIIPDLPFEESEEVAGLCAKFDLDLIPLISVTSQNRADKILKFGSGFIYALGAIGVSGSQRASEERLKALVEGLKKRSDLPVAVGFGVKNKNDADEVKTYADGAIIGTEIVKLTAKFEGEELIKQINKLF, translated from the coding sequence ATGGCTAAGGTAAAAGACGCGTTCGCGGGCAAAAAAGCAAACATCGGCTACGTCGTGGCGGGATATCCTAGCGTCGAAGCGACGAAGGAGTTTTTATTAAATTTAGACGGCAGTTGCCTGGATCTACTAGAGCTTGGCATCCCATACTCCGATCCGCTCGCAGACGGTAAGCTCATCGCGCAGGCTAGCTTTGAAACAGCTGCAAAGGGCGTAAACACCGACGCAATATTTTCCATGCTAGAAGAGTGCAAAGGCAAGATACATAAACCGGTCGTGTTTCTCGTGTATTTTAACATCGTGTTTGCCTACGGCGTAGAGAGATTTATCGCCCGTTCAAAAGATGTCGGTATCGCTGGCTTCATCATCCCCGATCTGCCGTTTGAGGAGAGCGAGGAGGTAGCGGGCCTATGCGCTAAATTTGATCTTGATCTCATCCCGCTAATCAGCGTCACGTCGCAAAACCGCGCGGATAAAATTTTAAAATTCGGCTCGGGCTTTATCTATGCGCTCGGCGCTATCGGCGTGAGCGGGTCGCAGCGAGCCAGCGAGGAGAGACTAAAAGCGCTCGTAGAGGGTCTAAAAAAAAGAAGCGATCTGCCTGTCGCAGTGGGCTTTGGCGTGAAAAATAAAAACGACGCTGACGAGGTAAAAACCTATGCCGACGGCGCGATAATCGGCACCGAGATAGTAAAGCTCACGGCCAAATTTGAGGGCGAAGAGCTGATAAAGCAAATCAATAAACTTTTTTAA
- a CDS encoding phosphoribosylanthranilate isomerase — MTLVKICGIKTPAEARDIASLDVDFLGAIFAKSKRQVSAQTAREISNIAHAAGKKCVGVFAGQSDCEIMEICEFVPLDAAQIHGEVSSNLYANLKAMELEVWRVYSVLDELPAVDTALCDMPLFDCKGQNAGGNGISFDWEILREVKFDFGMAGGIGEHNAREAIKFNPRVLDLNSKVEDENGIKSAEKIKKILELLKA; from the coding sequence GTGACGCTGGTTAAAATTTGCGGCATTAAAACGCCTGCGGAGGCGCGCGACATAGCAAGTTTAGACGTTGATTTTTTGGGCGCTATATTTGCTAAAAGCAAGCGGCAGGTGAGTGCACAGACGGCGCGCGAGATATCAAACATCGCGCATGCAGCGGGTAAAAAATGCGTCGGCGTTTTTGCCGGGCAAAGCGACTGCGAGATAATGGAAATCTGCGAATTTGTCCCGCTTGACGCGGCGCAGATCCACGGAGAGGTTAGCTCAAATTTATACGCAAATTTAAAGGCGATGGAGCTAGAGGTTTGGCGCGTTTATAGCGTGCTAGACGAGCTGCCCGCCGTAGATACCGCGCTTTGCGATATGCCGCTGTTTGACTGCAAGGGGCAAAATGCCGGCGGCAACGGCATCAGCTTTGATTGGGAAATTTTGCGTGAGGTCAAATTTGACTTCGGCATGGCGGGCGGTATCGGCGAGCATAACGCGCGCGAAGCGATCAAATTTAACCCGCGAGTGCTTGATCTAAACTCAAAAGTCGAGGACGAAAACGGTATAAAATCGGCCGAAAAAATAAAGAAAATTTTAGAGCTCTTAAAGGCGTAA
- the hsrA gene encoding homeostatic response regulator transcription factor HsrA — translation MRILIVEDEVTLNKTIAEGLQEFGYQTDSSENFKDAEYYIGIRNYDLVLTDWMLPDGDGVDLINIIKHKSPRTAVVVLSAKDDKDSEVKAFRAGADDYIKKPFDFDVLVARIEARLRFGGTNVIKIDDLIIDPDEEKITYLGQEIELKGKPFEVLTHLARHSDQIVSKEQLLDAIWEEPELVTPNVIEVAINQIRQKMDKPLNISTIETVRRRGYRFCFPKKA, via the coding sequence ATGAGAATTTTAATAGTTGAAGATGAGGTAACTCTAAACAAAACTATCGCCGAAGGCTTGCAAGAGTTCGGTTATCAAACCGACAGCTCGGAGAATTTCAAGGATGCCGAATACTACATCGGTATTAGAAATTACGACTTGGTTTTGACTGACTGGATGCTCCCGGACGGCGACGGCGTGGATCTAATCAACATCATCAAACACAAATCTCCGCGCACTGCAGTAGTCGTACTGTCTGCGAAAGACGATAAAGATAGCGAAGTTAAGGCGTTTAGAGCAGGCGCGGACGACTATATCAAAAAGCCATTTGATTTTGACGTTTTGGTAGCTAGAATCGAAGCGAGACTTCGCTTTGGCGGTACGAACGTTATCAAAATAGACGACCTTATCATCGATCCGGATGAGGAGAAAATCACATATCTAGGTCAAGAAATCGAGCTAAAAGGCAAGCCGTTTGAGGTACTAACTCACCTTGCGCGCCACAGCGATCAGATCGTCAGCAAAGAGCAACTACTAGACGCGATCTGGGAGGAGCCTGAGCTCGTAACTCCAAACGTAATCGAAGTAGCAATCAATCAAATCCGCCAAAAAATGGATAAACCGTTAAATATCTCGACTATCGAGACGGTCAGAAGACGCGGGTATAGGTTTTGCTTTCCCAAAAAAGCCTAA
- a CDS encoding excinuclease ABC subunit A, with product MRIFAALLLFFAALWGSNLSTYNIYERSDRVDIMLSFDAPYSGAILQERKDGAITLLFKDLQNDQNIEKSVNSSILQELLFEPRGQNLALVIKSDAQVAVSASKTTDGFGLRIRVTPENAANSAAATALSPQETRENITETTNLSGDQNASNLTSSAQGAGLNLGMQSGDVNFMTQGMSDMIDYRYYSVLGVLALLLVVLLFVKAKLKNKQKTIKTKRENGWFEKVESDDGVEIIYEKPLDDTNKVVLFQHLDRRYLVLTGTSNVLLDKFGEEKMTSEQDFQSFFEENQKKLNAYIENRQTLDAYKDKASID from the coding sequence ATGAGGATTTTCGCCGCGCTTTTACTGTTTTTCGCCGCGCTTTGGGGGTCAAATTTATCTACTTACAACATTTACGAGCGTAGCGACCGCGTCGATATCATGCTTAGTTTTGACGCTCCTTATAGCGGAGCGATCTTGCAAGAGCGCAAAGACGGCGCGATAACCCTGCTCTTTAAAGACCTACAAAACGATCAAAATATCGAAAAAAGCGTAAATTCAAGCATACTGCAAGAGCTTTTGTTTGAACCCAGGGGTCAAAATTTAGCCCTCGTGATAAAAAGCGACGCGCAAGTAGCCGTTAGCGCGTCAAAAACCACTGACGGCTTTGGCTTGCGCATACGCGTGACGCCTGAAAATGCGGCAAACTCAGCCGCCGCAACCGCGCTCTCGCCGCAAGAAACCAGAGAAAATATAACCGAAACGACGAATTTATCCGGCGATCAAAATGCATCAAATTTAACCTCGTCCGCTCAAGGTGCGGGCCTAAATTTAGGCATGCAAAGCGGCGACGTAAATTTTATGACGCAGGGTATGAGTGACATGATCGATTATAGATATTACTCGGTTTTGGGCGTTTTGGCGCTACTTTTAGTCGTGCTTTTGTTCGTCAAGGCAAAGCTAAAAAACAAGCAAAAAACAATAAAAACAAAGCGCGAAAACGGCTGGTTTGAAAAGGTAGAAAGCGACGATGGCGTGGAGATAATCTACGAAAAACCGCTTGACGATACAAACAAAGTCGTTCTTTTTCAGCACCTTGACAGACGCTACCTCGTGCTAACAGGTACGTCAAACGTGCTTTTGGATAAATTCGGCGAAGAAAAGATGACGAGCGAGCAGGACTTTCAGAGCTTTTTTGAAGAAAATCAGAAAAAACTAAACGCCTACATCGAAAACCGCCAAACGCTGGACGCATACAAGGATAAGGCAAGTATAGATTAA
- a CDS encoding sensor histidine kinase, whose amino-acid sequence MLILIISVLLYQYIKVTIYEGISQSLAYEAKILSTSANLSKVEKPFEYFTLNDSPTRAKLVEGKTVSPYFVTERVGQKTHLTLFYPYMDDISVALTKETTHQSKLIDQILIDIIMVNATSILLVIFYVLFLSRMLLVPIKILSRKMTNLNERFLQAVSLDELPPEFKPLGKSLNRLIERIQTFVLYQKELFVGVAHELKTPLAVMKTKNEVTLIKPRESEKYIEALKNNNEAINQMNKMIGSILEIGRQEGAQFEEAVRIDIIEFLNQSANNFKILARGEGKDIATDFAPNRLEMTLQTTLLTHVIQNFVQNAIKFSPRGAVVTLRSRLSENEFIIEVVDEGCGIDESKDLFAPFKRFGDKGGAGLGLFLAKGAAQALGGSVSIKNRTDGHSGAISTLTLAINKNNKGK is encoded by the coding sequence ATGCTAATTCTCATCATTTCCGTTCTTTTATACCAGTATATCAAGGTCACGATATACGAGGGCATCTCGCAATCGCTCGCATACGAAGCTAAAATTTTATCCACGAGCGCAAATTTATCTAAAGTAGAAAAACCGTTTGAGTACTTCACGCTAAACGATAGTCCCACTAGAGCAAAGCTAGTCGAGGGCAAAACCGTATCGCCTTATTTCGTCACGGAAAGGGTCGGACAAAAGACTCATTTGACGTTATTTTATCCGTATATGGACGATATTAGCGTAGCGCTAACTAAAGAAACCACTCACCAAAGCAAGCTCATAGATCAAATTTTAATCGACATCATCATGGTAAACGCCACATCGATACTTTTGGTCATTTTTTACGTGCTATTTTTATCGCGGATGCTGCTTGTGCCGATCAAAATTTTAAGCAGAAAAATGACGAATTTAAATGAGCGGTTTTTGCAGGCGGTGAGTCTTGACGAGTTGCCGCCCGAATTTAAACCGCTAGGCAAAAGCCTAAACCGCCTGATAGAGCGTATTCAGACCTTCGTGCTTTATCAAAAAGAACTTTTCGTCGGCGTCGCTCACGAGCTAAAAACGCCGCTTGCGGTAATGAAAACCAAAAACGAAGTCACGCTAATAAAGCCGCGCGAGAGCGAAAAATACATCGAAGCGCTCAAAAACAACAACGAAGCCATCAATCAAATGAACAAAATGATCGGCTCTATCCTGGAGATCGGGCGACAGGAGGGCGCGCAGTTTGAGGAGGCCGTGCGTATCGACATCATCGAGTTTTTAAATCAATCTGCGAATAATTTTAAAATTTTAGCTCGCGGCGAGGGCAAGGATATCGCGACTGATTTTGCGCCAAACAGACTTGAAATGACGCTGCAAACGACGCTTTTAACGCACGTTATCCAAAATTTCGTCCAAAACGCGATCAAATTTTCTCCTCGCGGCGCCGTGGTTACTCTACGCTCGCGCCTTAGCGAAAACGAATTTATCATCGAGGTCGTAGACGAGGGCTGCGGCATCGACGAGAGCAAGGACCTTTTTGCGCCGTTTAAGCGTTTCGGCGATAAGGGTGGAGCAGGACTCGGGCTATTTCTAGCTAAGGGCGCAGCTCAGGCTCTTGGCGGCTCGGTGTCTATCAAAAACCGAACCGACGGGCACAGCGGCGCGATCTCGACCCTCACCCTAGCGATAAATAAAAATAACAAAGGCAAATAA
- a CDS encoding dihydroneopterin aldolase, producing MTTIIKDYEFSTIIGLLDFERVTPQKVRVSAEFESGEFIDYVEMINSIEEIYAREKFGTVESSLEICAKKLKEKFSSLSFLKMEILKIEIVKNATVGARAEFKY from the coding sequence TTGACGACCATTATCAAAGATTACGAATTTAGCACGATTATCGGACTGCTTGATTTTGAGCGAGTGACGCCGCAAAAGGTAAGAGTGAGCGCAGAGTTTGAAAGCGGCGAGTTTATAGACTACGTGGAAATGATAAATTCGATAGAGGAAATTTATGCGCGGGAGAAATTTGGCACCGTGGAGAGCTCGCTTGAAATTTGCGCGAAAAAGTTGAAAGAAAAATTTAGCTCGCTTAGCTTTTTGAAAATGGAAATTTTAAAAATCGAGATCGTCAAAAATGCGACGGTTGGCGCAAGAGCCGAGTTTAAATATTAA
- the trpB gene encoding tryptophan synthase subunit beta, with translation MNTKAYFGKFGGQFVPETVMFALDELEAAYESIAKTAEFEAELDDLLKNYVGRPSPLYHAKRLSEHYGHEIYLKREDLNHTGAHKINNALAQALLAKKMGKKKVLAETGAGQHGVATATAAALLGLECDVYMGATDIERQQLNAFRMQLLGARVVSVEEGLKTLKEATTAAIQAWVNEIESAFYVIGSAVGPHPYPRIVRDFQSIIGRETKAQLKEYGVHPDYVIACVGGGSNAIGIFSAFLGDADVNLIGVEAAGLGAHTPYHAATLTKGRTGIIHGMKTIVLQDEYGMIEPVHSISAGLDYPGVGPEHAHLHESKRAAYYGVTDDECINALYLTSRLEGIIPAIESSHALAYLEKLCPNLTKKSVIVVNVSGRGDKDINTVMSYEKGKIYG, from the coding sequence ATGAACACTAAAGCATATTTTGGCAAATTCGGCGGACAGTTCGTGCCAGAAACCGTGATGTTCGCGCTAGACGAACTCGAGGCTGCATACGAGAGTATCGCAAAAACGGCTGAATTTGAGGCCGAACTAGACGACCTACTAAAAAACTACGTCGGACGCCCGAGCCCGCTATATCACGCAAAACGCCTAAGCGAGCACTACGGGCATGAAATTTACCTCAAACGCGAGGATCTAAACCACACCGGCGCACATAAGATAAACAATGCCCTAGCCCAGGCGCTACTTGCCAAAAAAATGGGCAAAAAGAAGGTTTTAGCCGAAACAGGCGCGGGTCAGCACGGCGTGGCGACTGCGACCGCGGCGGCATTGCTCGGCCTTGAGTGCGACGTGTATATGGGCGCGACCGACATAGAGCGCCAGCAGCTAAACGCGTTTCGCATGCAGCTTTTAGGCGCCAGAGTCGTGAGCGTAGAAGAGGGTCTAAAAACTCTAAAAGAGGCCACCACCGCAGCGATCCAAGCATGGGTAAACGAGATAGAAAGCGCCTTTTACGTCATCGGCTCGGCGGTCGGCCCGCACCCCTATCCTAGGATCGTGCGCGACTTTCAGAGCATCATCGGCCGCGAGACCAAGGCGCAGCTAAAAGAATACGGCGTGCATCCGGACTACGTCATCGCCTGCGTCGGCGGCGGTAGCAACGCGATCGGTATCTTTAGCGCGTTTTTGGGCGACGCGGACGTAAATTTGATCGGAGTCGAGGCCGCAGGGCTTGGCGCGCACACGCCCTATCACGCCGCAACGCTAACCAAGGGCCGCACAGGCATCATCCACGGTATGAAAACGATCGTTTTACAAGACGAGTACGGCATGATCGAGCCGGTACATAGTATCTCGGCGGGACTTGACTATCCGGGCGTAGGACCAGAGCATGCGCACCTGCACGAGAGCAAACGAGCCGCCTACTACGGCGTCACCGACGACGAGTGCATAAACGCGCTATATCTAACCAGCCGCCTAGAGGGCATCATCCCTGCGATCGAGAGCTCGCACGCGTTAGCGTACTTAGAAAAGCTATGTCCAAATTTGACGAAAAAAAGCGTCATCGTCGTAAACGTCTCGGGACGCGGCGACAAAGACATAAACACCGTGATGAGCTACGAGAAAGGAAAAATTTATGGCTAA
- the plsY gene encoding glycerol-3-phosphate 1-O-acyltransferase PlsY: MNENLIAYAAAYLLGGIPSGVILAYIFGGVNIRSEGSGSIGATNVLRVLKQKDPKLAKKIAILTVVCDVLKGVLPILIAKFLGLAPATLWAMAVLSVLGHCYSPFLKFEGGKGIATGAGVLAVFLPLEIAIALGVWFVVGKLLKISSLASLAALVAFIVATFALQPQIPDIDSYAPIFLIAFLVVYKHLPNIKRLITGQEKRVI; the protein is encoded by the coding sequence ATGAACGAAAATTTGATAGCTTACGCCGCGGCGTATCTGCTAGGCGGCATCCCCTCGGGCGTGATTTTGGCTTATATCTTCGGCGGAGTGAACATCAGAAGCGAAGGTAGCGGCAGCATCGGCGCGACCAACGTTTTGCGCGTGCTAAAGCAAAAAGACCCTAAACTCGCTAAAAAGATCGCGATTTTGACCGTCGTTTGCGACGTTTTAAAGGGCGTTTTGCCGATATTAATCGCGAAATTTTTAGGCCTTGCTCCCGCGACGCTTTGGGCGATGGCGGTACTTTCGGTGCTCGGGCACTGCTATTCGCCGTTTTTGAAATTTGAAGGCGGTAAGGGTATAGCCACGGGAGCGGGTGTTTTGGCGGTCTTTTTGCCGCTTGAGATCGCTATCGCGCTTGGGGTTTGGTTTGTCGTGGGCAAACTGCTTAAAATCTCATCGCTCGCCTCGCTAGCCGCGCTTGTGGCGTTTATCGTAGCGACTTTTGCGTTGCAGCCGCAGATCCCTGATATCGACTCTTATGCGCCGATATTTTTGATCGCGTTTTTGGTCGTTTACAAGCACCTGCCAAACATAAAACGCCTGATAACAGGGCAAGAAAAGCGCGTAATTTGA
- the trpD gene encoding anthranilate phosphoribosyltransferase — MILLIDNYDSFVFNVEQYLRELTSEEVRCVRNDKITLDEIRRLNPSKIVLSPGPKHPQDSGICLEILKSDIAAPILGICLGHQAIGLVYGAKIKRLEKPYHGKTSLIKVSRKEPLFTGLPDEFEVMRYHSLYVDELPSNLQAAAVSEDGVVMALSVKDRPIFGIQFHPESYFTQYGKKIIENFINYEAAPAAEVAKEPKVRPLKPFLIKLQENERLDDRDFEQICEIIASKEYEITQLAALLVLISEKSLYPQSLASLAKNILKYSQTYRDPSPMIDLCGTGGDGFRTINISTTVAFILASLGVKVAKHGNKAVSSKSGSSDVLEILGVKSSNSLLGQRELLNDKNLAFFHAPFFHQLVGEVREVRQRLGIRTVFNVLGPLLNPNLALKNQLVGVYHKPVLRLYAETLQLLGRERALVVRGEDGLDEISLCDETRVVELRGGQISEYSITPEQFGFRRAFHSEIEGGTPEQNAEALKQILKGELDGPKFDVVVLNAMFALYAAGVADSPAQAKEVILDAIKSGKVYRYFEDYVRGEA, encoded by the coding sequence TTGATTTTATTAATCGACAACTACGACAGTTTCGTATTCAACGTAGAGCAGTATCTACGCGAACTAACTTCCGAAGAAGTGCGCTGCGTGCGCAACGACAAGATCACGCTAGATGAGATTCGCAGGCTAAATCCGAGCAAAATCGTGCTAAGCCCGGGCCCAAAACACCCGCAAGATAGCGGCATTTGTTTAGAGATTTTAAAAAGCGACATCGCCGCGCCGATCCTCGGTATCTGCCTCGGACATCAGGCGATCGGACTCGTTTACGGCGCAAAGATCAAACGCCTAGAAAAACCATATCACGGTAAAACCTCACTCATAAAAGTTAGCCGCAAAGAGCCGCTATTTACGGGGCTACCGGACGAATTTGAGGTTATGCGCTACCACTCGCTTTACGTGGACGAGCTACCGTCAAATTTACAGGCCGCTGCCGTGAGCGAGGACGGCGTAGTGATGGCGCTTAGCGTCAAAGACAGGCCGATTTTTGGCATCCAGTTTCACCCCGAGAGTTACTTCACGCAGTACGGCAAAAAAATCATCGAAAATTTCATCAACTACGAAGCCGCACCTGCGGCTGAAGTCGCTAAAGAGCCCAAAGTCCGCCCGCTAAAGCCGTTTCTAATCAAGCTTCAAGAAAACGAACGTCTAGACGACCGCGACTTTGAGCAAATTTGCGAAATCATCGCCAGTAAAGAGTACGAGATCACGCAGCTAGCCGCGCTTTTGGTGCTAATCAGCGAAAAAAGTCTCTATCCGCAAAGCCTCGCAAGCCTCGCCAAAAACATCCTAAAATACTCGCAGACCTACCGCGATCCCTCGCCGATGATCGATCTTTGCGGCACGGGCGGCGACGGCTTTAGGACGATAAATATCTCGACCACCGTCGCGTTTATCCTCGCAAGCCTCGGCGTCAAAGTCGCAAAGCACGGAAACAAAGCCGTTTCTAGCAAATCAGGCAGCTCGGACGTGCTGGAAATTTTGGGCGTTAAGAGCTCAAATTCGCTCCTAGGGCAACGCGAGCTGCTAAACGACAAAAATTTAGCCTTTTTCCACGCTCCGTTTTTCCACCAGCTAGTGGGCGAGGTGCGCGAAGTACGTCAGCGCCTGGGTATCCGCACGGTTTTTAACGTGCTAGGCCCGCTGCTAAATCCAAATTTGGCGCTCAAAAATCAGCTAGTAGGCGTCTACCATAAGCCCGTTTTGCGCCTCTACGCCGAGACGCTACAGCTACTAGGACGCGAGCGAGCGCTGGTAGTTCGCGGCGAGGACGGACTAGACGAGATCAGCCTATGCGATGAGACGCGCGTCGTGGAGCTACGAGGCGGACAGATCAGCGAGTACAGCATCACGCCCGAGCAGTTTGGCTTCAGACGGGCGTTTCATAGCGAGATCGAGGGCGGCACGCCTGAGCAAAACGCCGAAGCGTTAAAGCAAATTTTAAAAGGCGAGCTGGATGGACCGAAATTTGACGTCGTCGTGCTAAACGCGATGTTTGCGCTATATGCGGCAGGCGTCGCGGATAGCCCCGCGCAGGCAAAAGAGGTCATCCTGGACGCGATAAAAAGCGGTAAAGTTTATCGCTACTTCGAGGACTACGTGCGAGGCGAAGCGTGA
- a CDS encoding Ppx/GppA phosphatase family protein, with the protein MAKRTAVIDLGSNSMRMAIFEKTSRYAFHIIGEFKMKVRLGEGAYEHGGEIAQRSMQKACEALSEFKNIAQNYKCSKIFAMGTSALRDAPNAGLLISMARKELGINLKVVSGKEEATFGGVAALNLLEPLDEFVTLDIGGGSAELALVSGGKIIDAVSLNLGTVRLKELFFDKKNLNAAAPFIKEAFKSLPKNFKSKNLVAIGGSLRAISSAIMSAQDYPLKTVHNFAYKFQNHKNFIENLARASVLELGKFGIKKDRFDTIREGALIFLGAVDAVGAQNIYTSGAGFREGVFLSDILRPTRKFPPNFNPSVRSLQDRFLLDDNKTIVKYAKDLFVALEPLHGLEGRYESELAVAARLHSVAQCLGFYGEHASSAFFVLNALNYGFSHAQKCLVAAIIAQNGKKTSSEFERFKNLLPSEEVVRWLSFILALAKNLDANCAHKKLEFEFINHTLQIYGAKELFMAKENIKKMTKPDTFAICFA; encoded by the coding sequence ATGGCAAAACGAACCGCCGTCATAGATCTGGGCTCAAATTCGATGCGAATGGCGATTTTTGAGAAGACTTCGCGTTACGCGTTTCACATCATCGGCGAATTTAAGATGAAGGTGCGTCTGGGTGAGGGCGCGTACGAGCACGGCGGCGAGATCGCTCAAAGGTCGATGCAAAAGGCTTGCGAGGCGCTTAGCGAGTTTAAAAATATCGCACAAAACTACAAATGCTCGAAAATTTTCGCCATGGGCACCTCGGCTCTGCGCGACGCTCCGAATGCCGGCCTGCTCATAAGCATGGCGCGCAAAGAGCTCGGGATAAATTTAAAGGTCGTTAGCGGCAAGGAAGAGGCGACGTTTGGCGGAGTGGCGGCGCTAAATTTGCTAGAACCCCTAGACGAGTTTGTCACGCTTGATATCGGCGGAGGCTCTGCGGAGCTAGCGCTTGTTAGCGGCGGCAAGATAATAGACGCCGTGTCGTTAAATTTAGGCACAGTGCGGCTAAAAGAGCTATTTTTTGATAAGAAAAATTTAAACGCCGCAGCGCCTTTTATCAAAGAGGCGTTTAAAAGCTTGCCTAAAAATTTTAAAAGCAAAAACCTAGTCGCCATCGGCGGCAGTCTGCGCGCGATATCTTCGGCTATCATGTCGGCGCAAGACTACCCGCTAAAAACTGTGCACAACTTTGCTTACAAATTTCAAAACCATAAAAATTTCATCGAAAATTTAGCCCGGGCGAGCGTACTAGAGCTTGGAAAATTCGGCATCAAAAAAGACCGATTCGATACGATTAGAGAGGGCGCACTCATCTTTTTAGGTGCGGTGGATGCGGTAGGCGCGCAAAACATCTATACTAGCGGCGCAGGCTTTAGAGAGGGCGTGTTTTTGAGCGATATATTGCGTCCGACGCGTAAATTTCCGCCAAATTTTAACCCGAGCGTGAGGAGCTTGCAGGATAGATTTTTACTGGATGACAATAAAACTATCGTAAAATACGCAAAAGACCTCTTTGTAGCGCTAGAGCCGCTGCATGGGCTTGAGGGGCGATACGAGAGCGAACTGGCGGTGGCTGCTAGGCTGCATAGCGTGGCGCAGTGTTTGGGATTTTACGGTGAGCACGCTAGCTCAGCATTTTTCGTGCTAAATGCCCTAAACTATGGCTTTTCACATGCGCAAAAATGTCTAGTCGCTGCGATCATCGCGCAAAACGGTAAGAAAACCTCGAGCGAATTTGAGCGCTTTAAAAACTTGCTGCCTAGCGAAGAGGTCGTGCGCTGGTTGAGTTTTATCCTCGCGCTTGCTAAAAACCTCGATGCAAACTGCGCGCATAAGAAGCTGGAGTTTGAGTTTATCAATCACACTTTGCAAATTTACGGCGCTAAGGAGCTGTTTATGGCGAAGGAAAATATCAAAAAGATGACCAAACCGGATACTTTTGCTATTTGTTTTGCGTGA